Below is a window of Hydrogenimonas sp. SS33 DNA.
AAAGGGCCTATACAGAGACCGGAAGAGGCGGCAAAAAGGCTTCTGGATGCTTTCGAAAAGGTGAAAAATGTTGAGAGCGGAAGTTTTCTGGATGTTCGTTCGATGGAGTGACGAGGGGAGAAAGACTCCTCTCCAGATCCCTGCGGCACCCGGCGAGACAGGGTGGGCTGCTACGTTCCCGTCCTGACCCGGTGTCCTGCCAAGCCGTTGCACAGGTCTAAAGAGGAGCATTCAACCGAAAGGTTCGGCTCAATGCTCATCTTGTATTATGGCAGAGGGGAAGGGATTCGAACCCTCGGTAGGCGTAAACCTACACACGCGTTCCAGGCGTGCTCCTTCGACCACTCGGACACCCCTCTATAAAAAATGACGTTTTTCAACCGGTGGCCGGGGGACAGGGATTCGAACCCTGGGAGGTGTGACCCTCAACGGTTTTCAAGACCGCCGCTTTCGACCACTCAGCCATCCCCCGGTCTCTACTCTGTTTCGGTTACCTGGAGGCGACACCCGGATTCGAACCGGGGATCAGGGCTTTGCAGGCCCGTGCCTTACCACTTGGCTATGTCGCCGTCAAAAGAACAGTGAGAATGGAGGCGGCACCCGGAATTGAACACGGGGATCACGGCCTTGCGGGGCCGCTGCCTTAACACTTGGCTATGCCGCCATCCCGAAACTGGTGCCCGGAGCCGGACTTGAACCGGCACGAACAAATGTTCGAGGGATTTTAAGTCCCTTGCGTCTACCGATTCCGCCATCCGGGCCGAAAATCGTTAATGTGATGACTTGAGTTATTATTGAAAAAACGTCAAAAGGATGGAGCGGGAGACGGGGGTCGAACCCGCGACCCCGACCTTGGCAAGGTCGTGCTCTACCACTGAGCTACTCCCGCATCTTTTGGGAGGGGTATTATAGCCCAAAATTTTCTGCTTGTAAAGTTGAATGTGACCAAAAGAGCTCTTTTTCCGCTTCCAAAGGGCTTTTTCGATACAATTGCACAAAGTTTGACAGTAAGGAATTCCCATGCGAAGCGACATTATCAAAAAAGGTTTCGAACGGGCACCCCACCGCAGCCTTTTGAGGGCGACGGGCCTGAAAGACGAGGATTTCGACAAGCCCTTCATCGGTGTGGCCAACAGCTATATCGACATCATTCCCGGCCACTTTTTCCTGCAGGAGTACGGACGTATCGTCAAAGAGGCGATCCGCGAAGCGGGCGGCGTGCCGTTCGAGTTCAATACCATCGGCGTCGACGACGGCATCGCCATGGGGCATGACGGCATGCTCTACTCCCTGCCCAGCCGGGAGATCATCGCCGACAGTATCGAAACGGTGATGAACGCCCACAAACTCGATGCGCTCATCTGTATCCCCAACTGCGACAAAATCGTTCCGGGTATGGTCATGGGAGCCCTGCGGGTCAATGTCCCCACCATTTTCGTCTCCGGCGGCCCCATGCGAGCCGGCCACCTCAAGGACGGCACCCCCATCGACCTGGCGACGGCGTTCGAAGCGGTCGGCAAGCGGGCCAAAGGGGAGATTTCCGACGAAGAACTCTATGAGATTGAGTGCGAAGCATGCCCCAGCGGCGGCTCCTGCTCCGGAATGTTCACCGCCAACTCCATGAATACCCTCTGCGAGGCGATGGGTATCGCGCTGCCCGGCAACGGCACGGTTCCGGCCATGACCGAAGAGCGGATCGAAATGGTCCGCACGGCGGCGAAGCGGATCGTGGAAATGGCCAAAAACGAAGGCCCCAACATCCGGGAGATTCTCGACGAAAAAGCGGTCAACAACGCCTTCGTCGTCGATATGGCGATGGGAGGCAGCACCAATACGGTCTTGCATATGATGGCCATCGCCATCGAGGCGGGTGTTGACTACGACCTGAAGAAGATCAACGAACTGAGCGACAGGGTTGCCAATATCGCCAAAGTCTCCCCTTCGTTATCGACCGTTCATATGGAAGACATCAACAACGCCGGCGGCGTCAGCGCCGTCATGAAGGAGATCTCCAAGCGGGGGGACGTTCTGAGGCTCGACGCCATGACCGTCACGGGAGAGACCATCGGCGAACGCATCGCCGACGCCGAAATCAAAGACACCTCCATCATCCACCCCATCGAAAACCCCTACTCCCAGGTGGGCGGCCTCTCCATTCTCTACGGCAACCTGGCCGAAGAGGGTGCCGTGGTCAAGAGCGCGGGGATCGCACCCCACATGCGCAGATTCCGCGGGACGGCGGTCTGTTTCGACAGCCAGCCCGAGGCAATCGAGGGGATCATGAAAGGGAAGGTCAAAGAGGGGGATGTGGTCGTCATCCGCTACGAAGGGCCCAAGGGAGGGCCCGGTATGCAGGAGATGCTGGCCCCCACCAGCCTCATCATGGGCATGGGCCTGGGAGACAAGGTGGCGCTCATCACCGACGGCCGCTTCAGCGGCGCCACCCACGGCGCCTCCATCGGCCATGTCAGCCCCGAAGCGGCCGAGGGCGGCACTATCGGCCTTTTAAGAGACGGAGACATCATCGAACTGGACGTCGACGCCCACATCCTGCGTGTCGACCTCAGTGACGAAGAGCTTGCCAAACGACGTGAGAACTGGCAGCCGAAGAAGAAGGAGATCGGCAGCAAATGGCTCAAACGCTACAGTCTCCTGGTCTCCAACGCCGCCCACGGCGCGGTTCTCAAGACCGAGTGCTGATCAGTGCCGCTTCGGCGGCTCCTCCCCCGGGCGGATAAGACGGTCCGCCTCCCTGCGCAGAAACTCCGGAACGATCTTTTTCAAAAGAGTGAGCTTCTCTTCCCCATTCAGGAGTGTTTCGATATCTTTTCTCAATGCCTCTATCGGATACCGGGTCGATTTGGCCACATAGATCGAATCGTACTTCGTCTTGCACTCCGCATCGTCGATCAGAAGCTCCTCGTACAGCTTCTCTCCGGGCCTGAGCCCCGTGAACTCGATTTCGATCTCCTCCTCTTTGCCGTAGAGCAGTATCATCTTCTTCGCCAGGTCCACGATTTTGACCGGTTCGCCCATGTCGAGAATGAACAGCTCGCCCCCTTTTGCCATCGCCGCCGCCTGCAGAACGAGCTGGCACGCTTCGGGGATCAGCATGAAATAGCGGGTAATCTCCGGGTGGGTCACCGTAACCGGCCCCCCTTTTTGTATCTGCTCTTTGAACTTGGGAACGACGCTTCCGCTGCTTCCGAGCACGTTCCCGAAGCGGACGGAAACGATTTCGGTATCGCCCGATTCCACATTCTGGGCATAGAGTTCCCCGATTCTCTTGGTGGCCCCCATCACGTTGGTTGGACGTACCGCCTTGTCGCTTGAGATGTTGACCACTTTTTGCACGCCGCAGCTTATCGAAAGGTCGATCACATTCATCACCCCGACAAGATTGTTTTCCACGGCATTTTCGACATTGGCTTCACACAGAGGGACATGTTTGTAGGCGGCGGCATGGATGACAATATCGGGCCGGACCTCCTCGAAGAGCTTCCCCAGTTTCTCCCTGTCGGTCACCGAAAGCAGTTTCGCCGAAGAGCGTTTCGGATCCACCTCTTCGGCAATACGGTAGAGATTGTATTCGGAATTGTCGACCATAATCAGCCGGGAGGCACCGAATTCGAGAACCTCCTTGCATATTTCGCCGCCGATACTGCCGCCGGCACCCGTCACGAGGACCTTTT
It encodes the following:
- the ilvD gene encoding dihydroxy-acid dehydratase; protein product: MRSDIIKKGFERAPHRSLLRATGLKDEDFDKPFIGVANSYIDIIPGHFFLQEYGRIVKEAIREAGGVPFEFNTIGVDDGIAMGHDGMLYSLPSREIIADSIETVMNAHKLDALICIPNCDKIVPGMVMGALRVNVPTIFVSGGPMRAGHLKDGTPIDLATAFEAVGKRAKGEISDEELYEIECEACPSGGSCSGMFTANSMNTLCEAMGIALPGNGTVPAMTEERIEMVRTAAKRIVEMAKNEGPNIREILDEKAVNNAFVVDMAMGGSTNTVLHMMAIAIEAGVDYDLKKINELSDRVANIAKVSPSLSTVHMEDINNAGGVSAVMKEISKRGDVLRLDAMTVTGETIGERIADAEIKDTSIIHPIENPYSQVGGLSILYGNLAEEGAVVKSAGIAPHMRRFRGTAVCFDSQPEAIEGIMKGKVKEGDVVVIRYEGPKGGPGMQEMLAPTSLIMGMGLGDKVALITDGRFSGATHGASIGHVSPEAAEGGTIGLLRDGDIIELDVDAHILRVDLSDEELAKRRENWQPKKKEIGSKWLKRYSLLVSNAAHGAVLKTEC
- a CDS encoding nucleoside-diphosphate sugar epimerase/dehydratase; its protein translation is MLIRPTFRRRIAFFLVGDLLLGVLSLYLAYALRFNFAIPSHFLDHFWRIYGVLMLCKIGAFSFFKIYFVSWRFFGLKDAKRLLLAHLAAYGLFAFLFLLFSSWFNPMPRSAIVIDFVLSLLFTGTLRISKRLYLESAGIPGYRKTLIVGATPKAVRMIKSASSGDIPYFPVAVVDADPNQWGTYVENVRIHPLEEIESLTEKEGIEAALVAATFPPEELNRLVERLGKAGIKDLKMVSLISDRHEPLKDIAIEDLLARKPKDLDIDAIRNFLQGKKVLVTGAGGSIGGEICKEVLEFGASRLIMVDNSEYNLYRIAEEVDPKRSSAKLLSVTDREKLGKLFEEVRPDIVIHAAAYKHVPLCEANVENAVENNLVGVMNVIDLSISCGVQKVVNISSDKAVRPTNVMGATKRIGELYAQNVESGDTEIVSVRFGNVLGSSGSVVPKFKEQIQKGGPVTVTHPEITRYFMLIPEACQLVLQAAAMAKGGELFILDMGEPVKIVDLAKKMILLYGKEEEIEIEFTGLRPGEKLYEELLIDDAECKTKYDSIYVAKSTRYPIEALRKDIETLLNGEEKLTLLKKIVPEFLRREADRLIRPGEEPPKRH